CGAGTTGAGGAAATAGCCCGAGGTGTAATCGGGCGCGTAGAGCTTCAGCGTCCGCCAGATCTGCGGCTCGAGCCAGTCCTTGTCGATCTCGCCGAAGCCGTCCTTGAAGCTGACGGTCTCGAAATCGGGGCTGGCCACCAGCGCGGCGGCGGCCTTGAGCATGTCGGCGTGGGGGCCGGCGTAGCCCGACACGTCCTGCGTCGAGAGGTCCTGGTAGAGGGCGGTGTGCACCGCCGACCAGGGCTCTTCGTCGAGCAGGGAGTCCCCCTCTTCGCGGTGGGTGTAATTCGCGAAGATCTCATATTGCTCGGCGGTGCGCGGCAGCAGCTCCTCGACGCCGTCACGCAGCGCGAATTTCGGCAGGCGCTCGCCTTTCTCCCAGGCGGCTTCCTTGGCGAGCCAGTCCTCGGAGCCCATCATCTCGGCCCAAGTCTGCGCGTCGTCCCAATTCTCGTCGAGATCCTCGAACTGATCCTGATAGAGCTCACCGATGTCGTCGAGCCCACGGCCCGACTTGCGGAAGAGCGACGATGCGCCTGTCTGTTCGTAGTTCAGGCGCGAACCGAGGCGGGTGTGCTCCTTGCGTTCGGCGGCCACAAACAGATCGTAATAGGCATCTTCGAACACCTGGTCGGGCGGCAGGCCCGTGCCGTCCCAGTCGTAGAGCGCCCTGGTGGTCGTGGGCATCGTGTTCGAAACAATCTGGTTCTCAACCGAGCGGAACAGCATGTCCCCGATCGGCGCGATGAAGGTGACCAGAACGAAGATCAGCAGTGGAGCGATGAGCGCGAGGGCTCGCAACTTCTGCACGCGCAACGCCCGAGACAGGCTCTTTTTTAGCGGCGTGCCATCCGCGGCCAGCATGGGCCCGTTGGCACCTTTCTCCGGGACATCGGTCGAAGCTGTCATCCTACCCCCTGCGGGTCTGTTTTTATTAGATTATGGGTCTTTGAGTGCAGAGAGGGGCCATGCGGCCCCCCTCCATGTCGCGTCTGCGCTTATTGCGCGAGCCAGGCCTGGAACTTCGCGTCGATGTCGTCGCGATAGTCCGCCCAGAACTCGTAGTTGTAGAGCAGCGTGTTCGTCGCGTTTGCCGGATCGGTCGGCATATGCGGCGCCATGTCGATGCCCAGGTCGGCGTGCTGACCGACAAGCGGAGCGGACGACTGGCGTGCCGGACCATAGGAGATGTAGGCGGCCTGATCGGCCAGACGCTGGGTGTCGGTGGCGAACTTCACGAAGTCCTTCACGCGCGCCAGAGCGGCGTCGTCAAGGCCTTCGGGGATGATCCAGCCGTCGAGATCGAACACCTGCATGTCCCACATCATGGCGACCGGCTGGTCCTGCTCCTCGATCACCGAGAACAGGCGGCCATTGTAGGTCGAGCCCATGAAGACTTCGCCGTCCGCCAGAAGCTGCGGTGTGTCGGCACCAGCGGACCACCACACGACGCTGTCCTTGATGGTGTCGAGCTTGGCGAGCGCCTGGTCCTGGCCTTCCGGGGTAGCCAGAACGTCGTAGATCTCGTCCTTGGCCACGCCGTCGCAGTACAGCGCCCATTCCATGTTGTTGATCGGGCGCTTCTCGAGCGAGCGCTTGCCCGGGTAGGTCTCGAGATCAAAGATCGAGCAGATGTCCGACGGCGCATCCGCGCCCTCGGGCACCATGTCGGTGCGGTAACCGAAGGTGGTCGAATAGACGATCTGCGGGATGAAGCAGTCGGAGACGATCATGTCGCCGAAGTCGTCCTCGGCCGAGGTGCCGTCATCTGCCTCGGCGAGCAGCTCGTCGGGATCGTATTCCATGGCGAGGCCTTCGTCGCACAGGCGGATGGCGTCAGAGGCCACGACGTCGACGAGGTCCCAAGTGATGTTGCCGGCCTCGTTCATCGCGCGCAGCTTTGCCACGGCTTCGGCCGAGCTTTCATCCCAGGAGATGTTCACCTCGGGGTGCATTTCCTTGTAGGGGTCGGCATAGGCCTTGATCTGGCTCGTCTGATACGCGCCGCCCCACGACACGAGGGTCATGTCGTTGGCCATTTCCTGCGCGGAGACGGCGCCTGCGGCAACCGTGAGCGCGGTGGTGGCCAGGAGGGTCTTGGTCCGTTTCATCTGTAACTCCCTTAGATAGCCCGTTGTGTATTGTGGGTTCCAGGACACGGGCAAACCGCCGGAACCTTTCCGGTCCGCACCGCCCGCCCACTGCAAGGGGGACAGCGCGGGCAGAGTCTCGTCAGTTGGCGTCGAGCGCTCGGCAATCCTCGGGCAACCAGCCGATCTCGATCTCGGTGCCCGGGGTCAGGCGTACCTGGTCGGGCGCGTTGCGTGTCTTGATGACGAAGTCGCGGTTGCCGGCCACTTCGAGCCGAGTGCGGAAGATGTCGCCCATGTAGATGAACTCGAGCACCTTGGCCTTGAGCGTGTGGGCGCCTTCTTGCAGGCGGTCCTTGTTGTATTCGACGCGCTCGGGGCGGATCGAAACACGAGTACGCTCGCCGACCTTGGTCACGTTGACCGGCTTGGCGTCGATCACCTCGCCCCCGTCCAGCTTGACCACGCAATTGTCGCCCCTGATCTCGGCGATGGTGCCCTCGAGTGTGTTGTTCTCGCCGATGAACTGCGCCACGAAGCTGTTCTCGGGCTGCTCGTAGAGCTGATCCGGCGGGGCGAGCTGTTGGATGCGCCCGTCGTTGAAGACGGCGACGCGGTCAGACATGGTCAGCGCCTCGGTCTGGTCGTGCGTCACGTAGACCACGGTGATCCCCAGTCGGTGCGCCAGGTCGGTGATCTCGAACTGCATCTTCTCGCGCAGCTGTTTGTCGAGCGCGCCGAGCGGCTCGTCCATCAGCACCAGTTCGGGCTCAAACACCAGTGCGCGCGCCAGCGCGATCCGCTGTTGCTGGCCGCCCGAGAGCTGCGCCGGGCGGCGGCCGCCGAAGGCCCCCATTTCGACCATGTCGAGGGCCCGCTTGACCTTGGCCTCGCGGTCCGACTTGCCGATCTTGCGCACCTCGAGCGGGAAGCTGAGGTTCTCGGCAACGGTCATGTGCGGGAAAAGGGCGTAATTCTGGAAGACCATACCGATGCCCCGCTTGTGCGGCGGGATATTGTTGATCGACACGCCGTCGAGCTTGATCTCGCCATGGGTGGCGGTCTCGAAACCGGCGAGCATCATCAGGCAGGTGGTCTTGCCTGAACCCGACGGTCCCAGCATGGTCAAAAACTCGCCCTTGGGCAGGCTCAGGTTCAGATCTTTGACGACAAGGGTCTCGCCATCATAGCTTTTCTGCACGCGCTCAAAGGCGACAAAAGCGTCGCTTGTCCCGGTATCTGGCAAATCCGGCTCCCCGTTTTGTGTTCCGCGGATTTTTCTCCGCTGTCTTGCGTAGGATAAGAGCGCGTCCAGACCCATGTTGCAACCGTGTTGCCGGGAACGCGAAGAGATTCGCGTCTTTGCAGGACCATCGGGCACAAATGCGTCCCTTCGCAGCAAAAAATCGTCATGACACATTGCTCAGCAGGCCGATTACCTCCGGCTTCCGCGGGGTCACGAATGGCGCCTGAACCGAAATTTCGATGAAAATCAGCGCAGAATCGCCGTGACCTCCGGCGTAGCGGCCCCGCAACCGCACATTTCAAGAGCAAAAGGCGAGAAAAACGCCATATCTTCGTGTCCTTCCGAGCAGAGCGAAACGCCGGCCTCTGCGTCCCCTGAAACGCCCCCGGTACACACAAGGGATTGGGCGCCTTCTTCCTCTTCGCGGGTCGCAAGAGGTTTGACCGGGCGTCCGTCCCTGCTAAGCCTTCGGTCATGAGCCATCTTCTGCCCGCCACCGAGGAGCACCTGAAGCACCTCATCGCCTGCCCGACCGTCTCGAGCGAGAGCAATCTCGCGATGATGGCCATGATGGGCGATCACCTCGAGCACCTCGGTGCAAAGGTCGAGATTTTCCGCGACGCGACCGGCACCAAGGCCAATATGTTTGCCACGCTCGGCCCGGACATCCCCGGCGGCGTGGTGGTCTCGGGGCATTCCGATGTGGTGCCGGTGACCGATCAGGACTGGAGCAGCGACCCCTTCACCTTGACCCTGCGCGACGATCACCTCTACGGCCGTGGTACCTGCGACATGAAGGGCTTCATCGCCGCCGCGCTGGCCTTGGCCGAGCCGGTCTCGAAGATGACGCTGCGCCGCCCTCTGCATCTTTGCTTCACCCATGACGAGGAGGTCGGCTGCCTCGGCGCCCGCGCATTGGTGCCCGAGCTACAGCGCCGCGGCCACGCGCCGCGCATGGCGATCATCGGCGAGCCCACCGGCATGCGGCTGATCGAGGGGCACAAGGGCTGCTGCGAATACACCACGCGGTTCTCGGGGCTCGAGGGCCATGGCTCCGCCCCCGACCGCGGCGTGAACGCGGTGCTCTACGCGCTGCGCTATACCCAGCGGCTGATGGAGATGGCCGAGGCGCTGAAGGCCCGCGCGCCGCACGGCAGCCGCTTCGATCCGCCTTGGACCACGGTGAACGTCGGCCGCCTCGCCGGCGGTGTCGCGCACAACGTCATTCCCGGCAAGGCCGAGGTCGATTGGGAAATGCGCCCGGTGCAGCCCGGCGACGCCGAGTTCGTCAACGAGGCGCTGGCCCATTGCATTGAGAATGAACTGCTGCCCGCCATGCGCGCCGTGCACCCCGACGCCGAGATCACCACCGAGGTGATCGGCGAGGTCGCCGGGCTGATCCCGATGGAGGACAACGCGGCGCGCGATCTGATCTCCCGCCTCACCGGCAGCAATTCCGCCGACGTGGTGCCCTTCGGCACCGAGGCCGGCCTGTTCCAGCAGATGGGTCTGTCCGTGGTGGTCTGCGGCCCCGGAGAGATCGCCCAGGCCCACAAGCCCGACGAATTCGTCACCCGCGGTCAGCTGGCGCAATGCCTCGGCCTGCTCGAAGGCATCGCCCACAGCCTCGTGGCCTGAACGGGCCCGCGGCCGCTTTCTTCGCCGGCACAAGATTTCCCATGGCGGCACGGGGTGTGCCCCCCGCTGCTGCTGCCTCAGCCCGCGCGCCAGCCGTCCAGCGGCTCGGGCACCACGAGCCGCGTGCCCGGCAGTATCCGCCCGGCAATCGCCCGCAGATCGCCCGGCGCGAAACCGACGCAGCCTGCCGTCGGATAGCCCGGCCGCCGCCACTGGTGCAGGAAGATCGCCGAACCGCGGCCCGGTTCGGCCTCGGGCCAGTTCCAGTCGGTGATCAGCACGAGATCGTAGAGCGGATCGGCCCGTCGCAGGGTTTCGTGGCTGGGTGCGAAAGGTGCCTGCACCAGCTGGTTATAGGCCGGCGAGCCACTGTCGTCGCACCAGAGATCGCGCAGCCGGATCGGCTCTGCCCAGAAAGCGGGCCGCGCCATGCGGTCGGGCCGGTAGAGCATGGCGACCACGCGGTGGACGCCGACCGGCGTCGCCCCGTCGCCCTCACGCTTGCAGGCCCGCACGCCGCCGCGCCCGATAACGCAGGGCCACGTCCGCCCCGCGAAACGCAGACCGGCGCGGGTCAGCACCAGGTCGTTCGCCCCCACACGCACGCCCGCGCCGCTCACAGCAGGTGCCCCGACTTCTCGGCCTTGGTGGCAAGATAGCGTTCGTTGTAGGTGTTCAGCCCCACCTTCAGCGGCACGCGCTCGGCGACGGTGATGCCGCAGCGCTCCATCATCGCCATCTTGTTTGGGTTGTTGGTCAGCAGCCGCACCGCGCCGAAGCCCATCTTGCGCAGGATCTCCGCGCCGAGGCGGAAGTCGCGCTCGTCATCCTCGAAGCCCAGCCGATGGTTCGCCTCGACCGTGTCGAAGCCCTGATCCTGCAGCGCGTAGGCGCGCATCTTGTTGGCCAGCCCGATGCCCCGCCCCTCCTGGTTGAGATAGAGCAGAACCCCTGCCCCCTCCTCTCCCATCTGCGCCAGCGCCGCATTGAGTTGCGGGCCGCAGTCGCATTTCAGCGAGCCCAGAAGGTCGCCGGTGAAACAGGCGGAATGCAGTCGCGAGAGTACCGGCTTGGAACGATCCGGGCGGCCGATCTCGATGGCGTAATGCTCGTCCGAGCCATCCTCGGGCCGGAAGATGTGCAGCCGGGCGTTCTGCGCAGCGCGCAGCGGCACCTTGGCCGAGACAACGTGATCGAGCCGCGCCAGCGTCAGCATGTAGGGGCCTGCCGGGTCGGCCTCGACGACGGTCAGCATCTCGCCCTGCGCAAAGCCTTCGGGGTCCTCAAGCGGCAGGATCAGGGCGGCGGGCAGCAGCCGCGCCGATTTCACGAGGGTGATCGCCAGCCGGTGCAGCCCGGTGTCGCCGCCCCGGCGGGTGGCGAGCGGGCCCTTCATTGGCTTGGCCAAGTCATCCGCCGGATCGGCGATCGATTGCACCCAGTCGAGCCCCGCATCGCCCGGAAGGATCACCCGCGCCAGATCGCCGTCATAGGCCCGCGCCTTCAGCGTTTCGGCCCGGCGCGCGGTAATGGTCAGGTCAAGCTCTCCCGGCAGCGCCCGCAGCACCGCCAACCGCGCCGCCGAAACCGTCTCGGCCGCGATCACCAGCGCGCCGCCTGCCCGCGCCTTCAGCACCACCGGCACCCCCATGCGCAGGTCGGCGCGGGCACGGGCGAGCAATTCTCCGAGATCGGGCGCGAGGGACATGGGCGTCTTCCTGTCTGGGCCGCGACAAGCGTGGCGGATGGTACACCCAGGCCAGCCGGCCCGGGAAGGCGTTGAAACAAAGCAGCTTCATTGCTGTAACAAAAGCCATTCTGCAACACGAGAGCGTGAGAACCCTGCAGCAAAACTTGTTTGTCCCCCCTTACGCTTACATGTGCCCCAGCAAGACAGAGACGGCACGACGGAGAGGCAAATGGCCCAGATCAAGAACATCCTTCTGGTGGACGACGACGACGACCTGCGCGAAGCGCTGGCCGAGCAGCTGGTCATGACCGAGGATTTCGAGGTGTTCGAGGCCGAGACCGGCGCCGCCGCCATGGCGCGGGTGAAGGAACAGGTCTACGACCTGCTGATCCTCGACGTCGGCCTGCCCGACACGGACGGCCGCGAGCTGTGCAAGCTGATGCGCAAGCAGGGGGTCAAGTCGCCCATCCTCATGCTCACCGGCCATGACACGGATGCCGACACCATCCTCGGCCTCGACGCTGGTGCAAACGACTATGTTACCAAGCCTTTCAAATTCCCGGTGCTGCTGGCCCGCATCCGCGCGCAGCTGCGCCAGCATGAACAGTCCGAGGACGCGGTCTTCACCGTCGGCCCCTACACCTTCAAGCCGTCGATGAAGCTGCTGGTGACCGAGGACGACCGCAAGATCCGGCTGACCGAGAAAGAGACGAACATCCTCAAGTTCCTCTACCGCTCGACCGAAGGGGTGGTGCCGCGCGAGATTCTGCTGCACGAAGTCTGGGGTTACAACGCCGGGGTGACGACGCACACGCTCGAGACCCACATCTATCGACTGCGGCAGAAAATCGAACCCGATCCCTCGAACGCACGTATTTTGGTCACAGAATCCGGGGGTTATCGGCTCGTTGCCTGACGAATCGGCGGAAATGTCACGTCATAGCGGTTTTCCGCCAATCTTCGTCTGCTCGCCCATTGGTTGACACTGTACTTGGTGATACTCTGACCTAGCCTTTCGGATAGGACTCCTCCCGTCGGTCAGGTCCCTCAACAGTTCCCGTGGCATGTGCGGGTCATCACATGCACCTCCCTGTTGGACTGGGCCGGGCCACGCGCCCGGCCTCTTTTTTGCAACGGCTCCGGCTCTTTGAAACCTGTCCGGCTCCGGGTTCGTCGACAGACCGCACATGTAAGCCCAGCGTGTTCCAGCCCAAAGCTCAACCCGCCAGCTGCCTGCGCCTCGGACCCCGAAACCCTGCGGAGTCCGAAGCGCATCCCAGCCATTGTCGTGCAAATTCCGTGAGTGGCGTCAC
The sequence above is a segment of the Alloyangia pacifica genome. Coding sequences within it:
- a CDS encoding ABC transporter permease: MTASTDVPEKGANGPMLAADGTPLKKSLSRALRVQKLRALALIAPLLIFVLVTFIAPIGDMLFRSVENQIVSNTMPTTTRALYDWDGTGLPPDQVFEDAYYDLFVAAERKEHTRLGSRLNYEQTGASSLFRKSGRGLDDIGELYQDQFEDLDENWDDAQTWAEMMGSEDWLAKEAAWEKGERLPKFALRDGVEELLPRTAEQYEIFANYTHREEGDSLLDEEPWSAVHTALYQDLSTQDVSGYAGPHADMLKAAAALVASPDFETVSFKDGFGEIDKDWLEPQIWRTLKLYAPDYTSGYFLNSVDMKLTPDGAEARPENERIYIMLFKRTLFMSLVITCSCILLGYPVAYILSNLPARKANLLMILVLLPFWTSLLVRTSAWKIMLQQQGVINDVLVWIGLVADDGRLTMINNQFGTIVAMTHILLPFMILPMYSVMSTIPKTYVRASKSLGATDWTTFWRVYFPQSVPGIGAGSILVFILAIGYYITPEIVGGTTGTFISNRIAYHISTSLNWGLAAALGSILLAVVLILYWAYDRIVGIDNVKLG
- a CDS encoding extracellular solute-binding protein, which produces MKRTKTLLATTALTVAAGAVSAQEMANDMTLVSWGGAYQTSQIKAYADPYKEMHPEVNISWDESSAEAVAKLRAMNEAGNITWDLVDVVASDAIRLCDEGLAMEYDPDELLAEADDGTSAEDDFGDMIVSDCFIPQIVYSTTFGYRTDMVPEGADAPSDICSIFDLETYPGKRSLEKRPINNMEWALYCDGVAKDEIYDVLATPEGQDQALAKLDTIKDSVVWWSAGADTPQLLADGEVFMGSTYNGRLFSVIEEQDQPVAMMWDMQVFDLDGWIIPEGLDDAALARVKDFVKFATDTQRLADQAAYISYGPARQSSAPLVGQHADLGIDMAPHMPTDPANATNTLLYNYEFWADYRDDIDAKFQAWLAQ
- a CDS encoding ABC transporter ATP-binding protein is translated as MPDTGTSDAFVAFERVQKSYDGETLVVKDLNLSLPKGEFLTMLGPSGSGKTTCLMMLAGFETATHGEIKLDGVSINNIPPHKRGIGMVFQNYALFPHMTVAENLSFPLEVRKIGKSDREAKVKRALDMVEMGAFGGRRPAQLSGGQQQRIALARALVFEPELVLMDEPLGALDKQLREKMQFEITDLAHRLGITVVYVTHDQTEALTMSDRVAVFNDGRIQQLAPPDQLYEQPENSFVAQFIGENNTLEGTIAEIRGDNCVVKLDGGEVIDAKPVNVTKVGERTRVSIRPERVEYNKDRLQEGAHTLKAKVLEFIYMGDIFRTRLEVAGNRDFVIKTRNAPDQVRLTPGTEIEIGWLPEDCRALDAN
- the argE gene encoding acetylornithine deacetylase, whose product is MSHLLPATEEHLKHLIACPTVSSESNLAMMAMMGDHLEHLGAKVEIFRDATGTKANMFATLGPDIPGGVVVSGHSDVVPVTDQDWSSDPFTLTLRDDHLYGRGTCDMKGFIAAALALAEPVSKMTLRRPLHLCFTHDEEVGCLGARALVPELQRRGHAPRMAIIGEPTGMRLIEGHKGCCEYTTRFSGLEGHGSAPDRGVNAVLYALRYTQRLMEMAEALKARAPHGSRFDPPWTTVNVGRLAGGVAHNVIPGKAEVDWEMRPVQPGDAEFVNEALAHCIENELLPAMRAVHPDAEITTEVIGEVAGLIPMEDNAARDLISRLTGSNSADVVPFGTEAGLFQQMGLSVVVCGPGEIAQAHKPDEFVTRGQLAQCLGLLEGIAHSLVA
- a CDS encoding L,D-transpeptidase family protein; translation: MVLTRAGLRFAGRTWPCVIGRGGVRACKREGDGATPVGVHRVVAMLYRPDRMARPAFWAEPIRLRDLWCDDSGSPAYNQLVQAPFAPSHETLRRADPLYDLVLITDWNWPEAEPGRGSAIFLHQWRRPGYPTAGCVGFAPGDLRAIAGRILPGTRLVVPEPLDGWRAG
- the ribA gene encoding GTP cyclohydrolase II — protein: MSLAPDLGELLARARADLRMGVPVVLKARAGGALVIAAETVSAARLAVLRALPGELDLTITARRAETLKARAYDGDLARVILPGDAGLDWVQSIADPADDLAKPMKGPLATRRGGDTGLHRLAITLVKSARLLPAALILPLEDPEGFAQGEMLTVVEADPAGPYMLTLARLDHVVSAKVPLRAAQNARLHIFRPEDGSDEHYAIEIGRPDRSKPVLSRLHSACFTGDLLGSLKCDCGPQLNAALAQMGEEGAGVLLYLNQEGRGIGLANKMRAYALQDQGFDTVEANHRLGFEDDERDFRLGAEILRKMGFGAVRLLTNNPNKMAMMERCGITVAERVPLKVGLNTYNERYLATKAEKSGHLL
- a CDS encoding response regulator transcription factor, which produces MAQIKNILLVDDDDDLREALAEQLVMTEDFEVFEAETGAAAMARVKEQVYDLLILDVGLPDTDGRELCKLMRKQGVKSPILMLTGHDTDADTILGLDAGANDYVTKPFKFPVLLARIRAQLRQHEQSEDAVFTVGPYTFKPSMKLLVTEDDRKIRLTEKETNILKFLYRSTEGVVPREILLHEVWGYNAGVTTHTLETHIYRLRQKIEPDPSNARILVTESGGYRLVA